A stretch of Macadamia integrifolia cultivar HAES 741 chromosome 7, SCU_Mint_v3, whole genome shotgun sequence DNA encodes these proteins:
- the LOC122083809 gene encoding uncharacterized protein LOC122083809 translates to MATTPTSARMVGGPFCSTLFTSRPLVPNLPTSKAKRACCRVRCAWLPSPPNGHQSRRTVSITLLFLHQCLCLSTATHANATGILDKYVKKKKLDPLEVYVPAVILTQSQIKDLEKTLESEQPQYSTCRSLLRSGPAASLRVNIRAVAEYASEAGNGKSAFNDVDQCLRALEDLDSLFLRASRNDPKALPASMKEKIGIAVGALDSLLQTVPPLLLNKGKAIADAYRIPEEDVGPERLDPEIKQLESIL, encoded by the exons ATGGCCACCACCCCAACCAGCGCGCGCATGGTGGGCGGACCCTTCTGTTCAACCTTGTTTACTTCGCGTCCTCTCGTGCCAAACCTTCCAACCTCAAAAGCAAAGAGGGCTTGTTGCAGAGTAAGGTGTGCTTGGTTGCCCTCTCCACCAAATGGCCACCAAAGCAGGCGGACCGTCTCCATCACTCTCCTTTTCCTCCACCAGTGCCTTTGCCTCTCCACCGCTACAC ACGCTAACGCCACCGGCATTTTGGATAAGTATGTCAAGAA GAAAAAGCTTGACCCACTAGAAGTTTATGTACCTGCTGTTATATTGACTCAATCACAGATTAAGGACTTAG AGAAAACATTGGAATCTGAACAGCCACAATATAGTACCTGTCGGTCTCTTTTGCGTTCTGGCCCTGCAGCATCTCTTCGTGTAAATATTCGAGCA GTAGCAGAGTATGCATCAGAAGCCGGCAATGGTAAATCTGCTTTTAATGATGTTGACCAATGCCTCAG aGCCTTGGAGGACCTTGATTCCTTGTTTCTACGGGCATCAAGAAATGACCCAAAAGCTTTGCCTGCATCAATGAAAGAAAAGATTGGTATTGCAGTAGGTGCATTGGATAG tCTCCTCCAAACTGTACCACCACTGTTGCTCAATAAAGGGAAGGCGATTGCAGATGCTTATAGGATCCCTGAAGAAGATGTTGGACCTGAAAGGTTGGACCCAGAAATAAAGCAGTTAGAGTCAATATTGTGA
- the LOC122083807 gene encoding copper-transporting ATPase PAA2, chloroplastic isoform X1 — protein MATNLLRYPFWYQLKLLPVSKTKPDGLPFRSNPQIHRGNTLKFRPNSLKAQSIEVGSPAGAPPLQRKGGVESLVLLDVTGMMCGSCVSRVKSILASDDRVESVVVNMLTETAAIRLRSEVVENGIPVDIVEDLSRRLTERGFLAKRRYSGSGIGENVRQWKEMAEKKEAMLAKSRTKVAFAWTLVALCCGSHASHILHSLGIHVAHGSFWDLLHNSFVKGGLAMGALLGPGRDLLFDGLQAFVKKSPNMNSLVGFGSIAAFLISAVSVLNPGLEWEASFFDEPVMLLGFVLLGRSLEEKARLRASSDMNELLSLVSSQSRLVVTSSEGDPSADVLSSDAICIEVPTDDVRVGDSVLVFPGESIPVDGRVLAGKSFVDESMLTGESLPVSKERGLTVSAGTINWDGPLRIEASTTGSMSTISKIVRMVEEAQGHEAPIQRLADSIAGPFVYSVMTLAAATFAFWYYIGVHIFPDVLFNDIAGPDGNPLLLSLKLSVDVLVVSCPCALGLATPTAILVGTSLGAKQGLLIRGGDVLERLAGIDLIALDKTGTLTEGRPSVSAVSSLIDNEEEILRIAAAVEKTASHPIAKAIVDKAESLNFKIPSTRGQLTEPGFGSLAEVDGSLVAAGTIEWVHERFQIKTALSDLMDLEGIVKHLSLNEVPSTNHSKTVVYVGREEEGVIGAISISDSLRDDARSTIMSLQRRGIKTVLLSGDREEAVVTVANAVGIGSESRSASLTPQQKSGAISALQAKGHRVAMVGDGINDAPSLALADVGIALQVEAKENAASDAASVILLGNTLSQVVDALDLAQATMSKVRQNLLWAVAYNVVAIPIAAGVLLPQFDFAITPSLSGGLMALSSIFVVTNSLLLQLHRPATKQENQTANY, from the exons ATGGCAACGAATCTTCTACGCTATCCTTTCTGGTATCAGCTTAAACTCCTTCCAGTTTCTAAGACTAAGCCTGATGGACTGCCGTTTCGGTCAAATCCTCAAATCCACCGGGGAAATACACTGAAATTCCGACCCAATTCTCTGAAAGCCCAGAGCATTGAAGTCGGTTCCCCTGCAGGAGCACCTCCGCTGCAACGAAAGGGGGGCGTCGAGTCTTTGGTGCTTCTCGATGTCACGGGAATGATGTGTGGTTCTTGTGTTTCTCGTGTCAAATCAATCTTAGCTTCTGATGATCGTGTTGAATCGGTCGTTGTTAACATGTTGACTGAAACCGCGGCAATCCGTTTGAGATCGGAGGTGGTGGAAAACGGAATCCCGGTAGACATTGTGGAGGATCTGTCTCGAAGATTGACTGAACGTGGATTCTTGGCCAAGAGGAGGTATTCGGGGTCAGGTATTGGGGAGAATGTGAGGCAGTGGAAGGAAATGGCGGAGAAGAAGGAGGCCATGCTTGCCAAGAGCCGTACCAAGGTAGCTTTTGCTTGGACTTTGGTTGCTTTGTGCTGCGGCTCTCATGCCTCGCATATACTTCATTCCCTTGGTATTCATGTCGCTCATG GATCATTTTGGGACTTACTGCATAATTCGTTCGTGAAAGGTGGATTGGCTATGGGGGCTCTGCTGGGACCAGGCCGAG ATTTGCTCTTCGATGGTCTACAAGCATTTGTAAAGAAGTCGCCCAATATGAATTCTCTTGTTGGATTTGGATCAATTGCTGCTTTTCTTATAAGTGCG GTGTCAGTGCTGAACCCTGGGCTTGAGTGGGAGGCGTCATTCTTTGATGAACCG GTCATGCTTCTTGGTTTTGTACTTCTTGGACGTTCTCTGGAAGAAAAAGCGAGGCTCAGGGCTTCTAGTGATATGAATGAACTCTTA TCTCTAGTATCATCTCAGTCACGATTGGTGGTTACATCCTCTGAAGGGGATCCCTCTGCTGATGTGCTTAGCTCTGATGCGATTTGCATTGAAGTGCCTACTGATGATGTTCGAGTCGGAGACTCAGTGCTAGTTTTTCCTGGGGAATCTATTCCTGTAGAT GGGAGAGTTCTTGCTGGCAAAAGTTTCGTGGATGAATCCATGCTCACAGGGGAATCACTTCCTGTATCTAAGGAAAGAGGGCTGACAGTTTCAGCTGGGACAATAAACTGG GATGGTCCTTTAAGAATTGAAGCCTCTACCACTGGCTCTATGTCAACAATTTCCAAGATTGTTCGCATG GTTGAAGAAGCTCAAGGCCATGAGGCACCCATACAAAGACTTGCTGACTCAATTGCAGGGCCATTTGTATATAGCGTAATGACTTTGGCAGCAGCAACATTTGCTTTCTG gtactACATTGGGGTACACATCTTTCCAGATGTGTTGTTCAACGATATTGCTGGGCCTGATGGAAACCCATTGCTTTTGAGCTTGAAGCTTTCTGTTGATGTGTTA gtAGTTTCCTGCCCCTGTGCCCTTGGCCTTGCCACACCCACTGCGATCCTTGTAGGCACATCTCTCG GGGCAAAACAAGGACTTCTTATAAGAGGAGGGGATGTACTGGAACGCTTGGCTGGCATAGATTTGATCGCGTTAGATAAA ACAGGGACCCTCACAGAAGGAAGACCTTCTGTTTCTGCTGTCTCTTCATTGATTGACAATGAAGAGGAGATTCTTCGGATTGCTGCTGCAGTGGAGAAAACAGCATCACACCCAATTGCTAAGGCTATTGTAGACAAAGCAGAATCACTGAATTTTAAAATCCCTAGCACAAGAGGACAATTAACAGAACCAGGTTTTGGATCCTTGGCAGAAGTGGATGGGTCTTTGGTTGCAGCTGGAACGATTGAATGGGTTCATGAACGTTTCCAGATAAAGACAGCACTATCTGATTTAATGGATCTGGAGGGTATTGTGAAGCACCTATCATTAAATGAGGTCCCATCAACAAACCATTCAAAAACAGTTGTTTATGTTGGACGTGAGGAAGAAGGTGTAATCGGAGCAATTTCAATATCTGATAGTTTACGTGATGATGCTAGATCAACCATAATGAG CCTCCAGCGAAGGGGTATCAAAACAGTGCTCCTTTCAGGCGACAGGGAAGAGGCAGTGGTAACGGTAGCCAATGCCGTTGGAATTGGAAGTGAAAGCAGAAGTGCATCTTTAACTCCACAGCAGAAGTCTGGTGCCATATCAGCTCTTCAAGCTAAGGGACATCGTGTTGCAATG GTGGGAGATGGCATAAATGATGCACCTTCTTTGGCCCTTGCTGATGTTGGGATTGCTTTGCAAGTTGAAGCGAAAGAAAATGCTGCCTCTGATGCAGCATCTGTTATTCTTCTCGGGAACACACTTTCACAG GTGGTAGATGCACTCGACCTGGCACAGGCAACAATGTCGAAAGTGCGTCAGAATTTGTTATGGGCAGTAGCATATAATGTTGTTGCGATCCCAATTGCTGCAGGGGTATTACTTCCACAATTTGATTTTGCTATAACACCTTCACTTTCAG GTGGGCTGATGGCTTTGAGCTCTATATTTGTTGTCACCAACTCACTGCTTCTACAGCTTCATAGACCTGCTACAAAGCAAGAGAACCAAACAGCTAACTACTGA
- the LOC122083807 gene encoding copper-transporting ATPase PAA2, chloroplastic isoform X2, with amino-acid sequence MATNLLRYPFWYQLKLLPVSKTKPDGLPFRSNPQIHRGNTLKFRPNSLKAQSIEVGSPAGAPPLQRKGGVESLVLLDVTGMMCGSCVSRVKSILASDDRVESVVVNMLTETAAIRLRSEVVENGIPVDIVEDLSRRLTERGFLAKRRYSGSGIGENVRQWKEMAEKKEAMLAKSRTKVAFAWTLVALCCGSHASHILHSLGIHVAHGSFWDLLHNSFVKGGLAMGALLGPGRDLLFDGLQAFVKKSPNMNSLVGFGSIAAFLISAVSVLNPGLEWEASFFDEPVMLLGFVLLGRSLEEKARLRASSDMNELLSLVSSQSRLVVTSSEGDPSADVLSSDAICIEVPTDDVRVGDSVLVFPGESIPVDGRVLAGKSFVDESMLTGESLPVSKERGLTVSAGTINWDGPLRIEASTTGSMSTISKIVRMVEEAQGHEAPIQRLADSIAGPFVYSVMTLAAATFAFWYYIGVHIFPDVLFNDIAGPDGNPLLLSLKLSVDVLVVSCPCALGLATPTAILVGTSLGAKQGLLIRGGDVLERLAGIDLIALDKTGTLTEGRPSVSAVSSLIDNEEEILRIAAAVEKTASHPIAKAIVDKAESLNFKIPSTRGQLTEPGFGSLAEVDGSLVAAGTIEWVHERFQIKTALSDLMDLEGIVKHLSLNEVPSTNHSKTVVYVGREEEGVIGAISISDSLRDDARSTIMSLQRRGIKTVLLSGDREEAVVTVANAVGIGSESRSASLTPQQKSGAISALQAKGHRVAMFT; translated from the exons ATGGCAACGAATCTTCTACGCTATCCTTTCTGGTATCAGCTTAAACTCCTTCCAGTTTCTAAGACTAAGCCTGATGGACTGCCGTTTCGGTCAAATCCTCAAATCCACCGGGGAAATACACTGAAATTCCGACCCAATTCTCTGAAAGCCCAGAGCATTGAAGTCGGTTCCCCTGCAGGAGCACCTCCGCTGCAACGAAAGGGGGGCGTCGAGTCTTTGGTGCTTCTCGATGTCACGGGAATGATGTGTGGTTCTTGTGTTTCTCGTGTCAAATCAATCTTAGCTTCTGATGATCGTGTTGAATCGGTCGTTGTTAACATGTTGACTGAAACCGCGGCAATCCGTTTGAGATCGGAGGTGGTGGAAAACGGAATCCCGGTAGACATTGTGGAGGATCTGTCTCGAAGATTGACTGAACGTGGATTCTTGGCCAAGAGGAGGTATTCGGGGTCAGGTATTGGGGAGAATGTGAGGCAGTGGAAGGAAATGGCGGAGAAGAAGGAGGCCATGCTTGCCAAGAGCCGTACCAAGGTAGCTTTTGCTTGGACTTTGGTTGCTTTGTGCTGCGGCTCTCATGCCTCGCATATACTTCATTCCCTTGGTATTCATGTCGCTCATG GATCATTTTGGGACTTACTGCATAATTCGTTCGTGAAAGGTGGATTGGCTATGGGGGCTCTGCTGGGACCAGGCCGAG ATTTGCTCTTCGATGGTCTACAAGCATTTGTAAAGAAGTCGCCCAATATGAATTCTCTTGTTGGATTTGGATCAATTGCTGCTTTTCTTATAAGTGCG GTGTCAGTGCTGAACCCTGGGCTTGAGTGGGAGGCGTCATTCTTTGATGAACCG GTCATGCTTCTTGGTTTTGTACTTCTTGGACGTTCTCTGGAAGAAAAAGCGAGGCTCAGGGCTTCTAGTGATATGAATGAACTCTTA TCTCTAGTATCATCTCAGTCACGATTGGTGGTTACATCCTCTGAAGGGGATCCCTCTGCTGATGTGCTTAGCTCTGATGCGATTTGCATTGAAGTGCCTACTGATGATGTTCGAGTCGGAGACTCAGTGCTAGTTTTTCCTGGGGAATCTATTCCTGTAGAT GGGAGAGTTCTTGCTGGCAAAAGTTTCGTGGATGAATCCATGCTCACAGGGGAATCACTTCCTGTATCTAAGGAAAGAGGGCTGACAGTTTCAGCTGGGACAATAAACTGG GATGGTCCTTTAAGAATTGAAGCCTCTACCACTGGCTCTATGTCAACAATTTCCAAGATTGTTCGCATG GTTGAAGAAGCTCAAGGCCATGAGGCACCCATACAAAGACTTGCTGACTCAATTGCAGGGCCATTTGTATATAGCGTAATGACTTTGGCAGCAGCAACATTTGCTTTCTG gtactACATTGGGGTACACATCTTTCCAGATGTGTTGTTCAACGATATTGCTGGGCCTGATGGAAACCCATTGCTTTTGAGCTTGAAGCTTTCTGTTGATGTGTTA gtAGTTTCCTGCCCCTGTGCCCTTGGCCTTGCCACACCCACTGCGATCCTTGTAGGCACATCTCTCG GGGCAAAACAAGGACTTCTTATAAGAGGAGGGGATGTACTGGAACGCTTGGCTGGCATAGATTTGATCGCGTTAGATAAA ACAGGGACCCTCACAGAAGGAAGACCTTCTGTTTCTGCTGTCTCTTCATTGATTGACAATGAAGAGGAGATTCTTCGGATTGCTGCTGCAGTGGAGAAAACAGCATCACACCCAATTGCTAAGGCTATTGTAGACAAAGCAGAATCACTGAATTTTAAAATCCCTAGCACAAGAGGACAATTAACAGAACCAGGTTTTGGATCCTTGGCAGAAGTGGATGGGTCTTTGGTTGCAGCTGGAACGATTGAATGGGTTCATGAACGTTTCCAGATAAAGACAGCACTATCTGATTTAATGGATCTGGAGGGTATTGTGAAGCACCTATCATTAAATGAGGTCCCATCAACAAACCATTCAAAAACAGTTGTTTATGTTGGACGTGAGGAAGAAGGTGTAATCGGAGCAATTTCAATATCTGATAGTTTACGTGATGATGCTAGATCAACCATAATGAG CCTCCAGCGAAGGGGTATCAAAACAGTGCTCCTTTCAGGCGACAGGGAAGAGGCAGTGGTAACGGTAGCCAATGCCGTTGGAATTGGAAGTGAAAGCAGAAGTGCATCTTTAACTCCACAGCAGAAGTCTGGTGCCATATCAGCTCTTCAAGCTAAGGGACATCGTGTTGCAATG TTCACTTGA